One Brassica napus cultivar Da-Ae chromosome C2, Da-Ae, whole genome shotgun sequence DNA window includes the following coding sequences:
- the LOC106381619 gene encoding poly [ADP-ribose] polymerase 2, with product MAKKLKVNELRAKLAERGLVTTGLKPVLVERLEEAIAQDAKKVKSKSRRKRNRDSSDSTHDSNKLIAIGEFRAMNVKELRKEASKSGLATTGTKKELLQRLCHDEAQDDKNGLEEEKSTKKGAAVLDQWIPDHVKSEYHVLQRGDDVYDAMLNQTNVRDNNNKFFVLQVLVSDNKKTYMVHFRWGRVGVKGQSKLDGPYDSCDPAIEIFSNKFYDKTRNDWSDRKEFILHPKSYAWLEVDYGKEENDSVVNDITKSSSKVKRDELKLDPQVAKFISLICNVSMMAQQMTELGYNAKELPLKKLSKSTISKGYEVLQRISEMIERYDRARLEELSGEFYTVIPHDFGFKKMSQFVIDTPQKLKQKIEMVEALGEIEFATKLLSIDHGLKDDPLYYHYQQLNCELTPVGADSEEFSMVAKYMENTHAKADSGYTVEIIQLFRASRAVEADRFQQFSSSKNRMLLWHGSRLTNWVRILSQGLQIAPREAPLTGYRFGKGVYFADMFSKSANYCYANSGSNDGVLLLCEVALGDVNELIYPDYEADNLPTGKLSTKGVGKTAPNSSEAKTLEEGVVVPLGKPEDHSSTMGMLLYNEYIVYNTEQIKMRYVIQVKFNYK from the exons ATGGCGAAGAAGCTCAAAGTCAACGAACTCCGTGCAAAGCTCGCCGAGCGTGGACTTGTTACCACCGGACTCAAACCCGTTCTGGTGGAGAGGCTTGAAGAGGCTATCGCACAAGACGCAAAGAAGGTAAAATCGAAGAGCAGGAGGAAAAGAAACAGAGACTCTTCGGATAGTACTCATGACTCGAACAAGTTGATTGCAATCGGCGAGTTTCGTGCGATGAATGTGAAGGAGTTGCGGAAGGAAGCTAGCAAGAGTGGCTTAGCTACAACGGGTACCAAGAAGGAACTTCTCCAGAGGCTCTGCCATGATGAAGCTCAAGATGACAAGAATGGTCTCGAAGAAGAGAAATCAACAAAGAAGGGAGCAGCGGTATTGGATCAATGGATTCCTGATCACGTAAAGAGCGAGTACCATGTTCTACAAAgg GGTGATGATGTTTATGATGCCATGTTGAACCAGACAAATGTCAGGGATAATAATAACAAATTCTTTGTCCTACAAGTGCTAG TGTCTGATaacaagaaaacatatatgGTCCACTTCAGATGGGGAAGAGTTGGTGTGAAAGGACAGAGTAAACTAGATGGGCCTTATGACTCATGTGATCCTGCAATAGAAATATTCAGCAACAAGTTCTATGACAAGACAAGGAATGATTGGTCTGACAGAAAGGAGTTTATCCTTCATCCCAAGTCCTATGCATGGCTTGAAGTGGACTATggcaaagaagaaaatgattcAGTT GTAAATGATATTACCAAATCATCTTCTAAAGTTAAACGTGATGAATTAAAACTAGATCCCCAGGTTGCCAAATTCATCTCTCTTATATGCAATGTAAGCATGATGGCACAGCAAATGACGGAACTAG GATACAACGCCAAAGAATTACCACTTAAGAAGCTAAGCAAGTCCACAATATCAAag GGTTATGAAGTGTTGCAGAGAATATCGGAGATGATTGAGCGGTATGATAGAGCAAGGCTTGAGGAACTGAGTGG AGAATTCTATACTGTGATACCCCATGATTTTGGTTTCAAGAAAATGA GTCAGTTTGTTATAGACACTCCCCAAAAGTTGAAACAGAAAATAGAAATG GTTGAAGCATTAGGTGAAATCGAATTCGCGACGAAGTTGTTGTCCATCGATCATGGATTGAAG GATGATCCTTTATATTATCACTACCAGCAACTTAACTGTGAATTGACACCAGTAGGAGCTGATTCAGAAGAGTTTTCTAtg GTTGCCAAATACATGGAGAACACTCATGCAAAAGCGGATTCGGGATACACAGTTGAAATTATTCAACTGTTTAGAGCTTCGAGAGCTGTTGAAGCTGATAGATTCCAACAA TTTTCAAGTTCGAAAAACAGGATGCTACTGTGGCATGGATCACGTCTTACTAACTGGGTTCGTATTTTATCTCAAG GTCTTCAGATAGCTCCTCGTGAAGCGCCTCTAACTGGTTACAGGTTCGGAAAAGGGGTTTACTTTGCCGATATGTTCTCCAAGAGTGCGAACTACTGCTATGCTAACAGTGGTTCCAATGACGGCGTTCTGCTCCTCTGCGAG GTTGCATTGGGAGACGTGAATGAGCTTATATATCCGGATTATGAGGCGGATAATTTGCCCACGGGGAAGCTaag CACAAAAGGTGTGGGGAAAACAGCACCAAACAGTTCAGAGGCTAAGACACTAGAAGAGGGTGTTGTTGTCCCACTTGGCAAACCAGAGGATCATTCAAGCACCATG gggATGTTATTGTACAACGAATATATTGTCTACAACACGGAACAAATCAAGATGCGTTATGTTATCCAAGTCAAATTCAACTACAAGTAA
- the LOC106381621 gene encoding U3 small nucleolar RNA-associated protein 14 isoform X1 encodes MGGLKRKSSSSAKTLAKSKKKKGPHLPNSILKVIANQKRPLNSDEEDDDVIGSDDEHGGDLYEYEEGVPEEESRKNNRYDRHDNYDYELPEDFEDENVESEDDDDGGNNDNDEAEGDDDDDDDDRHTRMLQSLTGMPSAAFEGESKSKPVLFTEAYPEGEFNPTRDVLEGKNVLTEEDFLAPLEGTPGYQKTSKQIARMRKDTKHVVHAPLPKPQRERLERKAVIGLVDEEFSKWVHLVKKNREAPTVYFNQDVDLGYSTVGAIASEFQPRTDFEKKMASVLNDSEVSEAHRDDGARLLELNEVSMEDHIKDRNHIAKMRSLLFRHELKSKRIKKIKSKTYHRLKNKDLKNSSLGALIDPEMAKEEAMRQEAKRVEERMTLKHKNTGKWAKRMISRGLNVKYDGTKAAIAEQLQMNATLSRKMNSMRDGSSSDESDDEEELNDGSDEDTPSRLIAKAKEKTLRALEDDEVPNAGLMSLPFMARAMKKKNEEANEEAKRALEEYEEWENSGGENSKKTVNVSGRRVFGATAKVEAPKESRKDSDNFYDDSDSDNDMAGIEDNNIEPVRDNASPARNTITDTEKFDDDVAGNPASKTTFDVAMFASGSWKKMTGSKNTESKKASKKTRAPTPQAQDKKGSRDEESEDSESEAEEMVDGVLTFASKETFEVPSQAELINRAFAGDDVLDEFEKDKEEVLNQEVPKPEKPVLVPGWGNWTDIQRKRGISKQMVQKHEAEKKEWEQGLKTRKDARLKHVIISEKVDKKAEKLHTTTLPFPYTSKEVFEHSMRMPIGPEFNPSTIVGELNRPEVVKKTGVIIKPVKFEEVNPNDEVDDEHPRNHQKQRPKKKTSRRQGKVKSK; translated from the exons ATGGGAGGCTTGAAGAGGAAATCATCGTCGAGTGCCAAAACCCTGGCTaagtcaaagaagaagaaaggtccTCACTTGCCCAACTCAATACTCAAGGTCATTGCTAACCAGAAGCGTCCTTTGAACTCCGACGAAGAAGACGACGATGTGATCGGTTCCGATGATGAACACGGTGGCGATTTGTACGAGTACGAAGAAGGTGTCCCTGAAGAGGAATCCAGGAAGAACAACCGTTACGACCGCCATGATAACTACGACTACGAGCTTCCCGAGGATTTCGAG GATGAAAACGTGGAGTCAGAAGATGATGACGATGGTGGGAACAACGACAATGATGAAGCAGAAGGCGATgacgatgacgatgatgatgatagaCACACACGAATGTTGCAGTCTCTCACTGGAATGCCAAGTGCAGCCTTTGAAG gtGAGAGTAAGAGCAAGCCTGTGCTCTTCACTGAAGCATACCCAGAGGGTGAATTCAATCCCACCCGCGATGTTCTTGAGGGTAAGAACGTCCTCACTGAGGAAGACTTTCTGGCCCCTCTTGAAGGAACACCTGGATATCAAAAAACAAGCAAGCAGATTGCCCGTATGCGGAAGGATACTAAGCATGTTGTTCATGCTCCTCTTCCAAAGCCCCAACGAGAAAGACTGGAGCGTAAAGCCGTGATAGGACTAGTCGATGAGGAGTTTAGCAAGTGGGTGCATCTCGTCAAGAAGAATAGGGAGGCACCAACTGTTTACTTTAACCAAGATGTCGATCTTGGTTACTCTACGGTTGGCGCAATAGCATCAGAGTTTCAACCCAGGACTGATTTTGAGAAGAAGATGGCTTCTGTACTCAATGATAGTGAGGTCTCGGAGGCTCACAGAGACGATGGCGCTCGTCTTCTTGAATTGAACGAG GTCTCTATGGAAGACCACATAAAGGACCGTAACCACATTGCCAAGATGCGGAGCCTGCTCTTCCGTCATGAGCTCAAAAGCAAACGAATCAAGAAGATTAAGTCAAAGACTTACCATCGCCTCAAAAACAAAGACCTGAAGAACTCGTCACTGGGAGCATTAATTGACCCGGAAATGGCCAAAGAAGAGGCTATGAGACAAGAGGCTAAACGAGTAGAG GAACGTATGACGTTAAAGCACAAAAACACAGGAAAGTGGGCGAAGCGCATGATAAGCCGTGGACTGAATGTGAAATACGATGGAACTAAGGCAGCTATAGCCGAACAACTTCAAATGAATGCTACTTTGTCCAGAAAGATGAACTCCATGAGAGATGGAAGTAGCAGTGATGAGAGCGACGATGAGGAAGAGTTGAACGATGGTTCAGATGAGGACACTCCTTCTAGATTGATAGCAAAAGCGAAGGAGAAGACATTGAGAGCTTTGGAAGATGATGAAGTGCCCAATGCTGGTCTTATGTCATTACCTTTCATG GCCCGTgctatgaaaaagaaaaacgagGAAGCTAATGAAGAAGCTAAACGTGCACTGGAGGAGTATGAAGAATGGGAGAATTCTGGTGGAGAAAACTCTAAAAAAACAGTGAATGTTAGTGGTAGAAGAGTGTTTGGTGCAACCGCTAAAGTGGAAGCTCCAAAAGAGTCTAGAAAGGATTCAGATAACTTTTATGACGACAGTGATAGTGACAATGATATGGCTGGCATAGAAGATAATAACATAGAGCCTGTAAGAGATAATGCCTCACCTGCTAGAAACACCATTACAGATACTGAG AAGTTTGATGATGATGTTGCTGGAAATCCAGCATCTAAGACAACATTCGATGTTGCCATGTTTGCATCAGGCTCCTGGAAGAAG ATGACAGGCTCCAAAAACACAGAATCCAAAAAGGCATCAAAGAAGACGCGTGCACCCACCCCACAGGCTCAAGATAAAAAG gGATCGAGAGATGAAGAAAGTGAGGATTCAGAGAGTGAAGCAGAGGAAATGGTGGACGGAGTTTTGACATTTGCCTCAAAGGAAACCTTTGAGGTTCCCTCTCAAGCAGAGCTTATAAACCGTGCTTTTGCTGGTGATGATGTGTTGGATGAATTTGAGAAGGATAAGGAAGAGGTTCTAAATCAGGAAGTTcctaaacccgaaaaaccggtTCTAGTTCCTGGTTGGGGAAATTGGACCGATATCCAAAGAAAGAGAGGTATATCTAAACAAATGGTTCAAAAACACGAAGCTGAAAAGAAAGAGTGGGAGCAAGGTCTCAAAACAAGGAAAGACGCTCGTCTTAAACATGTTATCATATCAGAGAAAGTCGATAAAAAG GCTGAGAAACTTCATACAACGACTCTACCATTCCCTTATACATCAAAGGAAGTTTTCGAGCATAGTATGCGTATGCCTATAGGTCCCGAGTTTAATCCATCTACCATTGTTGGGGAACTGAACCGACCAGAG gtTGTGAAGAAGACTGGGGTCATTATTAAACCGGTCAAGTTCGAGGAAGTGAATCCAAACGATGAAGTAGATGATGAACACCCTCGAAACCATCAGAAACAAAGACCCAAAAAGAAGACTAGTAGACGCCAGGGCAAAGTCAAGTCCAAGTAA
- the LOC106381621 gene encoding U3 small nucleolar RNA-associated protein 14 isoform X2 yields the protein MGGLKRKSSSSAKTLAKSKKKKGPHLPNSILKVIANQKRPLNSDEEDDDVIGSDDEHGGDLYEYEEGVPEEESRKNNRYDRHDNYDYELPEDFEDENVESEDDDDGGNNDNDEAEGDDDDDDDDRHTRMLQSLTGMPSAAFEGESKSKPVLFTEAYPEGEFNPTRDVLEGKNVLTEEDFLAPLEGTPGYQKTSKQIARMRKDTKHVVHAPLPKPQRERLERKAVIGLVDEEFSKWVHLVKKNREAPTVYFNQDVDLGYSTVGAIASEFQPRTDFEKKMASVLNDSEVSEAHRDDGARLLELNEVSMEDHIKDRNHIAKMRSLLFRHELKSKRIKKIKSKTYHRLKNKDLKNSSLGALIDPEMAKEEAMRQEAKRVEERMTLKHKNTGKWAKRMISRGLNVKYDGTKAAIAEQLQMNATLSRKMNSMRDGSSSDESDDEEELNDGSDEDTPSRLIAKAKEKTLRALEDDEVPNAGLMSLPFMARAMKKKNEEANEEAKRALEEYEEWENSGGENSKKTVNVSGRRVFGATAKVEAPKESRKDSDNFYDDSDSDNDMAGIEDNNIEPVRDNASPARNTITDTEFDDDVAGNPASKTTFDVAMFASGSWKKMTGSKNTESKKASKKTRAPTPQAQDKKGSRDEESEDSESEAEEMVDGVLTFASKETFEVPSQAELINRAFAGDDVLDEFEKDKEEVLNQEVPKPEKPVLVPGWGNWTDIQRKRGISKQMVQKHEAEKKEWEQGLKTRKDARLKHVIISEKVDKKAEKLHTTTLPFPYTSKEVFEHSMRMPIGPEFNPSTIVGELNRPEVVKKTGVIIKPVKFEEVNPNDEVDDEHPRNHQKQRPKKKTSRRQGKVKSK from the exons ATGGGAGGCTTGAAGAGGAAATCATCGTCGAGTGCCAAAACCCTGGCTaagtcaaagaagaagaaaggtccTCACTTGCCCAACTCAATACTCAAGGTCATTGCTAACCAGAAGCGTCCTTTGAACTCCGACGAAGAAGACGACGATGTGATCGGTTCCGATGATGAACACGGTGGCGATTTGTACGAGTACGAAGAAGGTGTCCCTGAAGAGGAATCCAGGAAGAACAACCGTTACGACCGCCATGATAACTACGACTACGAGCTTCCCGAGGATTTCGAG GATGAAAACGTGGAGTCAGAAGATGATGACGATGGTGGGAACAACGACAATGATGAAGCAGAAGGCGATgacgatgacgatgatgatgatagaCACACACGAATGTTGCAGTCTCTCACTGGAATGCCAAGTGCAGCCTTTGAAG gtGAGAGTAAGAGCAAGCCTGTGCTCTTCACTGAAGCATACCCAGAGGGTGAATTCAATCCCACCCGCGATGTTCTTGAGGGTAAGAACGTCCTCACTGAGGAAGACTTTCTGGCCCCTCTTGAAGGAACACCTGGATATCAAAAAACAAGCAAGCAGATTGCCCGTATGCGGAAGGATACTAAGCATGTTGTTCATGCTCCTCTTCCAAAGCCCCAACGAGAAAGACTGGAGCGTAAAGCCGTGATAGGACTAGTCGATGAGGAGTTTAGCAAGTGGGTGCATCTCGTCAAGAAGAATAGGGAGGCACCAACTGTTTACTTTAACCAAGATGTCGATCTTGGTTACTCTACGGTTGGCGCAATAGCATCAGAGTTTCAACCCAGGACTGATTTTGAGAAGAAGATGGCTTCTGTACTCAATGATAGTGAGGTCTCGGAGGCTCACAGAGACGATGGCGCTCGTCTTCTTGAATTGAACGAG GTCTCTATGGAAGACCACATAAAGGACCGTAACCACATTGCCAAGATGCGGAGCCTGCTCTTCCGTCATGAGCTCAAAAGCAAACGAATCAAGAAGATTAAGTCAAAGACTTACCATCGCCTCAAAAACAAAGACCTGAAGAACTCGTCACTGGGAGCATTAATTGACCCGGAAATGGCCAAAGAAGAGGCTATGAGACAAGAGGCTAAACGAGTAGAG GAACGTATGACGTTAAAGCACAAAAACACAGGAAAGTGGGCGAAGCGCATGATAAGCCGTGGACTGAATGTGAAATACGATGGAACTAAGGCAGCTATAGCCGAACAACTTCAAATGAATGCTACTTTGTCCAGAAAGATGAACTCCATGAGAGATGGAAGTAGCAGTGATGAGAGCGACGATGAGGAAGAGTTGAACGATGGTTCAGATGAGGACACTCCTTCTAGATTGATAGCAAAAGCGAAGGAGAAGACATTGAGAGCTTTGGAAGATGATGAAGTGCCCAATGCTGGTCTTATGTCATTACCTTTCATG GCCCGTgctatgaaaaagaaaaacgagGAAGCTAATGAAGAAGCTAAACGTGCACTGGAGGAGTATGAAGAATGGGAGAATTCTGGTGGAGAAAACTCTAAAAAAACAGTGAATGTTAGTGGTAGAAGAGTGTTTGGTGCAACCGCTAAAGTGGAAGCTCCAAAAGAGTCTAGAAAGGATTCAGATAACTTTTATGACGACAGTGATAGTGACAATGATATGGCTGGCATAGAAGATAATAACATAGAGCCTGTAAGAGATAATGCCTCACCTGCTAGAAACACCATTACAGATACTGAG TTTGATGATGATGTTGCTGGAAATCCAGCATCTAAGACAACATTCGATGTTGCCATGTTTGCATCAGGCTCCTGGAAGAAG ATGACAGGCTCCAAAAACACAGAATCCAAAAAGGCATCAAAGAAGACGCGTGCACCCACCCCACAGGCTCAAGATAAAAAG gGATCGAGAGATGAAGAAAGTGAGGATTCAGAGAGTGAAGCAGAGGAAATGGTGGACGGAGTTTTGACATTTGCCTCAAAGGAAACCTTTGAGGTTCCCTCTCAAGCAGAGCTTATAAACCGTGCTTTTGCTGGTGATGATGTGTTGGATGAATTTGAGAAGGATAAGGAAGAGGTTCTAAATCAGGAAGTTcctaaacccgaaaaaccggtTCTAGTTCCTGGTTGGGGAAATTGGACCGATATCCAAAGAAAGAGAGGTATATCTAAACAAATGGTTCAAAAACACGAAGCTGAAAAGAAAGAGTGGGAGCAAGGTCTCAAAACAAGGAAAGACGCTCGTCTTAAACATGTTATCATATCAGAGAAAGTCGATAAAAAG GCTGAGAAACTTCATACAACGACTCTACCATTCCCTTATACATCAAAGGAAGTTTTCGAGCATAGTATGCGTATGCCTATAGGTCCCGAGTTTAATCCATCTACCATTGTTGGGGAACTGAACCGACCAGAG gtTGTGAAGAAGACTGGGGTCATTATTAAACCGGTCAAGTTCGAGGAAGTGAATCCAAACGATGAAGTAGATGATGAACACCCTCGAAACCATCAGAAACAAAGACCCAAAAAGAAGACTAGTAGACGCCAGGGCAAAGTCAAGTCCAAGTAA
- the LOC106378328 gene encoding glutathione S-transferase T3-like, protein MRFDACAASVPVGEKRFAHKSGSSSSSPKWILRFVVEQIGLSANEETSEKVIFGNVPESQLPFFASQATHDSNIGEETQGSRKERRTWSPTDDVVLISSWLNTSKDAVVGNEQRSIAFWKRIAAYYNASPKLVGCEKREAAHCKNRWQKINDLVCKFCGAFEAATRERTSGQNETDVLKLAHEIFFTNYNKKFTLEHARKELRNDQKWSELSTAKAEGSSKKRKSMDVSHSASSKAIDVDSGDESTTRPPRVKAAKARYKKPIGDAKNYEEFQTMWSLKKEDLTMKKELSKIKLLETLIAKEGPLADYEETLKKKLINELGYN, encoded by the exons ATGCGTTTCGATGCGTGCGCTGCATCAGTCCCTGTGGGTGAGAAAAGATTCGCCCACAAATCTGGCTCTTCATCATCGTCACCAAAATGGATACTTAGGTTTGTTGTTGAACAAATTGG GCTGTCAGCCAATGAGGAAACATCTGAG AAAGTTATCTTTGGTAATGTACCCGAGTCACAACTTCCCTTCTTTGCTAGTCAAGCCACGCACGATTCGAACATTGGTGAAGAGACTCAAGGCAGCCGTAAGGAGAGGAGGACATGGTCTCCAACTGACGATGTTGTGCTCATCAGCTCGTGGTTAAACACGAGCAAAGATGCAGTAGTAGGGAATGAACAGAGGTCTATTGCATTCTGGAAAAGAATTGCTGCGTACTACAACGCTAGTCCTAAGCTTGTTGGGTGTGAAAAGCGAGAGGCAGCTCACTGTAAGAATCGTTGGCAGAAGATAAATGACCTCGTTTGCAAGTTTTGTGGAGCTTTTGAAGCTGCGACCAGAGAGAGAACCAGTGGGCAAAATGAAACTGATGTTCTCAAACTGGCCCACGAAATCTTCTTCaccaattataacaaaaaattcacGCTTGAGCATGCTAGGAAAGAGTTGCGCAATGACCAAAAGTGGAGTGAGTTGTCTACGGCTAAAGCTGAGGGAAGCTCTAAAAAGAGGAAGAGTATGGATGTTTCTCACTCTGCAAGCTCTAAAGCAATTGATGTAGACTCTGGTGATGAATCAACAACTCGTCCCCCTAGAGTTAAGGCAGCAAAAGCTCGTTATAAGAAGCCAATTGGTGATGCAAAGAACTACGAAGAGTTTCAGACAATGTGGAGTCTGAAGAAGGAGGATTTGACTATGAAGAAAGAGCTGTCTAAGATCAAGCTTTTGGAGACTCTCATTGCTAAAGAAGGACCACTCGCGGATTATGAAGAAACTTTGAAGAAGAAACTGATTAATGAGTTagggtataattaa
- the LOC106381624 gene encoding cyclin-B2-4, with the protein MGGSDENKHGVIGPMNPQGGLRGGKVNPANGQTRRALSNINKNIIGAPVYPCAVNKRPLFEKNVMCNKKIPPPVPVHRPITRKFAAQLAENNPQTKKEVVMTMRTQRGDEAVLHILNRTRKLYRRRIQETTIVDQLDSIFVECAITEAQPLGHEPTSSTDLNGTRERVTADAHGNSIWRKAYWCSNM; encoded by the exons ATGGGTGGATCAGACGAGAACAAACACGGAGTTATCGGACCCATGAACCCACAAG GTGGTTTACGTGGAGGAAAGGTGAATCCGGCGAATGGGCAGACACGAAGAGCACTCAGTAACATAAACAAGAACATCATCGGAGCTCCGGTTTATCCTTGTGCTGTCAACAAGCGACCGTTGTTTGA gaagAATGTGATGTGTAACAAGAAGATTCCACCACCTGTTCCAGTGCATCGACCAATCACTAG aaagTTTGCTGCTCAATTAGCTGAGAATAATCCCCAAACCAAGAAGGAG GTAGTGATGACGATGAGAACACAAAGAGGAGATGAGGCTGTACTTCATATACTAAACCGTACCCGTAAGCTTTACAGGCGTCGAATCCAAGAAACAACTATTGTGGATCAGCTGGATTCTATATTTGTAGAGTGTGCCATTACAGAAGCACAGCCTCTTGGGCACGAGCCAACATCATCAACAGACCTAAATGGCACCAGAGAAAGAGTTACAGCGGATGCTCATGGGAACTCTATCTGGAGAAAAGCGTACTGGTGTAGTAATATGTGA
- the LOC106381625 gene encoding uncharacterized protein LOC106381625, producing the protein MSQKHLESSRNSIESCTLQLLSWRPFHRSKTLDPSEQPQSQSPYGGSISTKRPCFSDRSTTSFSIEAMSRLSLADEDKLSASNCNSKGSFRLVARKRRRRNSRSVSGRSSDRSGTLRCCSIGAHGTCSDFPFAVGTDSSGELFSEANWASDVSEARRSRQERRDSGGEKEASGFGFPVGVDPMGNESGYGSEPGYRGDVEFGYGDEYDDEEEDVKPLFWGDSTVEMSGDAKFSDSKPQFRCRRRRQHDYKTVDSMR; encoded by the exons ATGTCACAGAAACATCTTGAATCATCACGAAACTCGATCGAATCTTGCACCTTACAGCTCCTCTCATGGCGTCCATTTCACCGCTCCAAAACCCTAGACCCATCTGAACAGCCCCAGTCACAGAGCCCTTACGGCGGCTCCATCTCCACCAAACGCCCTTGCTTCTCCGATCGCTCCACCACTTCTTTCTCCATCGAAGCTATGAGCCGTCTCTCTCTCGCCGACGAAGACAAGCTCTCAGCTTCCAATTGCAACAGTAAGGGGAGTTTCCGCTTAGTAGCGAGGAAGCGCCGGCGTCGCAATTCTAGATCGGTGTCTGGTCGGAGTAGCGATCGGAGCGGGACTCTGAGATGCTGCTCCATCGGAGCTCACGGGACTTGCTCTGATTTTCCGTTTGCTGTCGGTACGGATTCGAGCGGTGAGCTGTTTAGCGAAGCGAATTGGGCTTCCGATGTGAGCGAGGCACGGAGATCGCGGCAAGAGCGGCGGGATTCCGGCGGAGAGAAGGAAGCTTCCGGGTTTGGGTTCCCCGTTGGTGTCGACCCGATGGGGAACGAATCTGGGTACGGGAGTGAGCCTGGGTACAGAGGAGATGTTGAGTTTGGTTATGGTGATGAGtacgatgatgaagaagaagacgtgaAGCCATTGTTTTGGGGAG ATTCAACTGTGGAGATGTCTGGTGATGCGAAATTCTCAGATAGTAAACCTCAGTTCAGGTGCCGCAGGAGACGACAACATGACTACAAAACTGTTGATTCCATGAGATAA